Within the Gemmatimonadota bacterium genome, the region CATCCTCTCGGAACCCCTGAAAATCCACGGCGACAAAACAAAAGATCGAGTCGCCGACCTGCTCAACACCGTGGGCTTATCTCCTGACGTCGCGCGCCGCTATCCGCACGAATTTTCCGGTGGACAGCGACAGCGCATTGGCATTGCCCGCGCATTGGCCGTAAAACCGCAATTCATTGTCGCGGACGAACCCGTGTCTGCACTCGACGTATCGATTCAGGCACAAATTGTAAACTTGCTCCAGGATTTACAGACTCAGTTCGGCCTCGCCTATCTCTTTATCGCGCACGACCTGAGCGTGGTCAAACACATCTCCAATCGCGTGGCAGTCATGTACCTGGGCAAAATTGTAGAACTGGCAGAAAGCCAGGAACTCTACGACAATCCGCAGCATCCCTATACACGCGCATTGCTCTCATCAATCCCCATACCCGACCCGCGCGTCAGGGGATCGCGCACCATTTTAACAGGCGATGTTCCCAGCCCGGTCAACATACCTTCGGGCTGTGCATTTCATCCGCGCTGTCCCGAAGCAACGCCGGACTGCGCCCACCGCAAACCCGAACTCTTAGACATTGAACCCGGTCACAGCGTGGCCTGTATCTTGCGGCATAATTAGAGACGAATAGACGAATAGACGAATAGACGAACCCCGCTCCACCCACCAAAATCACTACAAGCTTCGATTCGTTGATTCGTTGATTTGTTCAAACCATCCACCATCTCAAGGAGTCATAAGTGAAGGTCTTCAAAATATTAACGTTGCTGTGCCTCACCGGCCTCATATCCCACACCGTCCAGGCACAGCCCCCCTCTTTAGGTCCTGCCAAAGCCATTGGGGTTGACCTCGCCAATACCCCGCTGAACCGTCCGTCTCCCGATCAGAAAAGCTACACCTATTGGAAGCCCGAAACAGCCGACGGCTTTTTTCCATCGCTTTTGGGACTGCGTACGGCTGGCGCTCAAATGATCCGCACCAGATATTTCAATATCTACTTCTCTACAGCCGAAAAAACCGCACGTCAAATTGCCGACTTCTGCGATGAGGTTCTCTCGAATCTCATGCGCCATTACCCCACCTTTGTCGATCGCATTGCACCCATCCACGTCGTCGTTGACGACCAGGCGGATTACCTCGGCAATGCCTTTGCCGTGTACAGTGCCAATTACATCCACTTTTGGACCAACCCCATTGACTGGGAAATCCGCGGCACCAGCGACTGGGTACGCAATGTTTTTGTCCATGAACTCGCCCACATCGTAACCCT harbors:
- a CDS encoding ATP-binding cassette domain-containing protein, which produces MLDGIRREIVLLQVQKLKKYYPISQGLWGRNAGHVKAVDDVSFDISPGETLGLVGESGCGKTTTGRAILRLIDATAGTVRFKNTDILSLGKKQLRTLRRHMQIIFQDPYGSLNPRLTIGGILSEPLKIHGDKTKDRVADLLNTVGLSPDVARRYPHEFSGGQRQRIGIARALAVKPQFIVADEPVSALDVSIQAQIVNLLQDLQTQFGLAYLFIAHDLSVVKHISNRVAVMYLGKIVELAESQELYDNPQHPYTRALLSSIPIPDPRVRGSRTILTGDVPSPVNIPSGCAFHPRCPEATPDCAHRKPELLDIEPGHSVACILRHN